The following are encoded together in the Periplaneta americana isolate PAMFEO1 chromosome 5, P.americana_PAMFEO1_priV1, whole genome shotgun sequence genome:
- the LOC138700422 gene encoding uncharacterized protein: SAPSSSSTSSSSSTSSSSSTLSSPSTFSSPSTSYSSSTSSSSSTSSSSSTSSLSSTSSLSYTSSLSSAPSSSSTSSLSSALASSSTSSSSSTSSSSSASSSASSSPSASSSSSTSSSASSSSSASSSSSASSSSSASSSSSASSSSSTSSSSSTSSSSSTSSSSSASSSPSTFSSSSASSSPSTFSSSSASSSPSTFSSPSTLSSSSASSSLSTSSSSSTSSSSSASSSSSASSSSSALSSPSTLSSPSTFSSPSTSSSSSTSSSSSISSSSSTSSSSSTSSLSSTSS, translated from the coding sequence tctgcTCCCTCTTCGTCTTCTacttcatcttcgtcttctacttcatcttcgtcttctacTTTATCTTCGCCTTCTACTTTCTCTTCGCCTTCTACTTCATATtcgtcttctacttcttcttcgtcttctacttcatcttcgtcttctacttcctctttgtcttctacttcctctttgtcttatacttcctctttgtcttctgcTCCCTCTTCGTCTtctacttcctctttgtcttctgcTCTCGCTTCATCTTCTacttcatcttcgtcttctacttcatcttcgtcttctgCTTCCTCTTCTGCTTCCTCTTCGCCTTCCGCTTCCTCTTCGTCTTCTACTTCGTCTTCTGCTTCGTCTTCGTCTTCTGCTTCCTCTTCGTCTTCTGCTTCCTCTTCGTCTTCTGCTTCCTCTTCGTCTTCTGCTTCCTCTTCGTCTTCTacttcatcttcgtcttctacttcatcttcgtcttctacttcatcttcgtcttctgCTTCCTCTTCGCCTTctactttctcttcttcttcggCTTCATCTTCGCCTTctactttctcttcttcttcggCTTCATCTTCGCCTTCTACTTTCTCTTCGCCTTCTACTTTATCTTCGTCTTCTGCTTCCTCTTCGCTTTCTacttcatcttcgtcttctacttcatcttcatcttctgctTCCTCTTCGTCTTCTGCTTCATCTTCGTCTTCTGCTTTATCTTCGCCTTCTACTTTATCTTCGCCTTCTACTTTCTCTTCGCCTTCTacttcatcttcgtcttctacttcttcttcgtcttctatttcatcttcgtcttctacttcatcttcgtcttctacttcttctttgtcttctacTTCATCTTAG